The sequence TGCACGGGACGTGCCCGGCGTATGTGCGAGGTCTACCGCGTCCGTGACGACGCCTGGGTCCGGCGTGTCTTCTTCGCCACCCGCCCGACAAGGGATTGCGGCGGCCGGGGCGGGGAATGCACTGACTACACCGACTGGACGCAACGCTGGAAGAACCTTGTGAAGTGAGCGGGGGTTCCGTGGTCCGAGCTTGACGTGAGCCGCGGCACGCCCATTCCCCCGCCGGGCGTGACCCGCCAGGGGCGCTCCGGGTGATCCCCCGACCCCGGAGCGCCCCGCCTTTTCTGTAGGCATGTCTGCCAGCCCTCCGATTCGCCGCGATTTCCGTCGTGATCTTCAACATCAGCAATGGATTCAGTGGTGAAATCATGTCCTCGCTATCGACTGGTTGACCAGTCAGCGAGTAGGCTCCTGTCATGAGAATTCTTCTTGTAGGGGCCGGCGGGGTCGGCTCCGCTGTGGTTCCGATCGCCGCGCGCCGAGATTTCTTCGAACACATCGTGGTGGCGGACTCCAAACAGAGCCGCGCCGCCGACGCCGTGGCCAAGATCGGTGATCCGCGCTTCAGTGCCATCGGGCTGGACGCCTCCGACCAGGCGGCGGTCGAGGCCGCCCTGGCCGAGCACCGCTGTGACGTCCTCTTCAACGCCGTGGATCCCCGTTTCACCATGTCCCTTTTCCGGGCGGCGCTCAACGCCGGGGCGCACTACCTCGACATGGCGATGTCACTGTCGCGGCCCCACCCCCGCAGGCCGTACGAGCTGACCGGCGTGAAGCTGGGCGACGAGCAGTTCGCGCTCGGCGACGCCTGGCGCGACAGGGGCACGCTGGCGCTGGTCGGCATGGGGGTGGAGCCCGGCCTCGCCGACGTGTTCGCGCGCTACGCGGCCGAGCACCTCTTCGGGAGCATCGAGGAGATCGGCATCCGCGACGGGTCGAACCTGGTGGTCGAGGGCTACGACTTCGCGCCGACCTTCTCGATCTGGACGACCATCGAGGAGTGCCTCAACCCGCCGGTGATCTGGGAGAACGGCGGCTGGCACACCACCGAGCCGTTCAGCGAGCCGGAGGTCTTCGACTTCCCCGAGGGGATCGGCCCGGTCGAGTGCGTGAACGTCGAGCACGAGGAGGTGCTGCTCGTGCCGCGCTGGATCGACACCAAGCGGGTGACGTTCAAGTACGGCCTCGGCGAGGAGTTCATCGACGTCCTCAAGACCCTGCACAAGCTCGGCCTGGACAACGCGGGCAAGATCCGGGTCGGCGGTGTCGAGACCTCTCCCCGTGACGTCGTCGCGGCCAGCTTGCCCGATCCGGCCACGCTCGGCGACCGGATGCGCGGCAAGACCTGCGCCGGCACCTGGGTGAAGGGCGTCGGCAAGGACGGCGAGCCGCGCGAGGTCTACCTCTACCACGTGGTCGACAACGAGTGGTCGATGCGGGAGTACGGTTGCCAGGCGGTGGTCTGGCAGACCGCCGTGCACCCGGTGGTCGCCCTGGAACTGCTGGCCACCGGCGGCTGGTCGGGCACCGGGGTGCTGGGGCCCGAGGCGTTCGACGCGGTGCCGTTCCTGGATCTGCTCAACGCCTACGGCTCGCCGTGGGGAATGCGCGACCAGGCCGGCCAGGTCCTGCAGCCCGCCTGACCCGGCTCCTGCAGCCCGCCTGGCTCCTGCCCCCGCCTGGCCCCTTGCACGCCTGGCTCCTGCCCCCGCCTGGCCCTTGCCCGCCCGGCTCAGCCCGAGCCTCACCTTCGGCGTCCGGTCCCCGAGTCCGTACGCCACCCGCGACGGCCGCCGTCGCGGCCGGCGCCACCCTCCCCGGGGCGGCGGCCATGATCATCTGGCCGTCGCCCCGGGGCGTGTCGGGCCAGGTCATGTGACGTCTCTCACGTGGTTTCGGTGGTCTGTATGGCTTATGTCCCGGCATTGTTACAGGATCCGGACACCATGACTCCCGATCGTTATGCCATGCGGTCGGCCTGACCTCCTCCGACAGGTATCGTTTCGCTCATCCCAGACTAAAAAAGTCAAAGCGGGATTAAACGTGCGCTAACGGGGATAAGCGACATCCGCTCACGTGGATGGCCGCGGCCGCCCCTCGCGCTCCCGGGCGACAGACGAGGGGAGGACGATGGGCTCCTACCTGCTGAAGCGGCTGATCAGCAATGTCCTGCTCGTGGCGATCGCCGCGAGCATGGCCTACTTTCTCGCCGCGACCAGCCTCAACCCCAGGGCCAAGTACGAAGGCCGCCAGCCGCCGGTGGCGGAGGCGGTCGTCGACGGGTTGCTGGACGACTACAACCTCAACGACAAGACGCCGGTCTTCGAGCGGTACGTCACCTGGGTCTCCGGAGTCGTCCAAGGCGATCTCGGCAGGACCTGGGAGGGCAAGGAGGTCAACGGCGAGATGGGCCGGCGCATCGGCGTCAGCCTGCGACTGCTGCTCATCGGCACGATCGTCGGCTCGGGCATCGGGGTGGCCGTCGGGGCCTACGCCGCGGTCAGGCAGTACACGATCAGCGACCGGGTGATCGGCGTGACCTCCTTCGTCATCATGGCGATCCCGGTCTTCGTGATCGCGACGATGCTCACCATCGCGGCGGTCGGGCTCAACGGCGCCCTGGGCTTCACGCTGCTGGAGTACACCGGCGAGTACACCCCCGGGCTGAGCGGCTGGGAGCAGTTCACCAGTCGGCTCAATCACCTGATCCTGCCGACGATCTCGCTCTGCCTCGGGCAGATCGCCTTCTACAGCCGGATCCAGCGCAACATGATGCTGGACGTGCTGGGCCAGGACTTCGTCCGCACCGCCAGGGCCAAGGGCCTCAGCCGCAGGAAGGCGCTGTTCAAGCACGCGCTGCGGACCGCGCTGATCCCGGCCGCGACCTACTTCGCCTTCGCCTTCGGCACGCTGCTGACCGGTGCGATCTTCACCGAGAAGATCTTCGGCTGGCACGGAATGGGGGCCTGGCTGGTGGACTCGATCCAGCAGAACGACACCAACGCGGTCGCCGCGGTGAGCCTGTTCGCCGCCGTCTGCGTGCTGGTCGCGGGCCTGCTGTCGGACCTCGCCGTGGCCGCCCTCGACCCCCGGGTCCGGGTGAGCTAGATGCGCTCGAAAGTCGTCCTCGCCCGCCTGGCGCGCAACGCGCAGGCCCGCTACGGCCTCTTCGCCCTCCTGCTGCTCCTGCTGCTCGCCTACGTCGGCCCCTTCGCCGGCGCCCACGACTGGACCGACAAGGACTTCCTGGCCTTCCTGGAGCCGCCCTCGGCCGAGCACTGGTGGGGCACCACCCAGATCGGCCAGGACGTCTACGCGGTCACCCTGCGCGGCATGCAGAAGTCGATCATCATCGGCTTCCTCGTCGCCCTCTTCTCCACCGGCGTCGCCGCCCTGGTCGGCGCCGCCGCCGGCTACTTCGGCGGGTGGGTGGACAGGGCCCTGATGTGGGGCGCGGACCTGCTGCTCGTGCTGCCCAGCTTCCTGATCATCGCCATCCTCTCGCCGAACCTCAAGGGCGGCTCGTGGCTCTGGTTCGTGGTCCTGCTGGCGGCCTTCTCCTGGATGATCACCTCCCGGGTGGTGCGGAGCATGACGCTCTCCCTGCGGGAGCGGGAGTACATCCTGGCCGCCCGTTACATGGGCATCCCCGGCTGGAGGATCATCCTCCGCCACGTCGTGCCGAACCTCTCCTCCCTGCTGATCATCGACGCCACGCTCAACGTCAGCGCGGCGATCATCGGCGAGGCGTCCCTGTCGTTCTTCGGCTTCGGCGTCCAGCCGCCCGACGTCTCGCTCGGCACGCTGATCGCGGCGGGTAGCGGGCAGGTCACCGGCTACCCCTGGCTGTTCCTGTTCCCGGCCGGGCTGCTCGTGCTCCTCGTCCTCAGCGTCAACCTCGTCGGCGACGGCCTGCGTGACGCGCTCGACCCGGGGAGCAACCAGTGAACGAGCGAAGCGAGACGACCCGCGGACACGGTGCGCGCGGCGGGTTCGACGGGCCATCAGGCGAGGGGAACATGCCCATCCTTGAGGTGAACGACCTCAACGTCACCTTCCGCGGCGGCATCAAGGCCGTCCGGGGCGTGAGCTACCAGCTCAGCCGGGGCGAGGTCCTCGGCATCGTCGGCGAGTCCGGCTCCGGCAAGTCGGTGACCTCGCTGGCGGTGATGGGCCTGCTCCCGGCCGGCGCCGAGGTCAGCGGCTCGGTCCGGCTGCACGGCCGGGAACTGCTCGACATGCCGGAGGACGAGCTCGTCCGGCTCCGCGGCAAGACCATCGGGATGATCTTCCAGGACCCGCTGTCGGCCTTCACCCCCGTCTACACCATCGGCGACCAGATCGCCGAGGCCGTGCGGATCCACCAGAAGATCGGCAAGGACAAGGCGGCCAGGCGGGCGGTCGAGCTGCTGGACCTGGTCGGCATCCCGCACCCGGACGTGCGGGCCAAGGCGTTCCCGCACGAGTTCTCCGGCGGCATGCGCCAGCGCGCCATGATCGCCATGGCCATCGCCAACGACCCCGACGTGCTGATCTGCGACGAGCCGACCACCGCGCTCGACGTCACCATCCAGGCCCAGGTCCTGGAGGTGCTCAAGACCGCGCAGCGGGAGACCGGCGCCGGCATCGTGATGATCACGCATGACCTCGGGGTCGTCGCCGGCATCGCCGACCGGGTGCTGGTCATGTACGCCGGCAAGCCGGTCGAGCTCGGCACCGTGGACGAGATCTACTACCGTCCGCGCCAGCCGTACACGATGGGCCTGCTCGCCTCGATCCCGCGCATGGACCGCCCGACCGCGCGGCTCATCCCGATCGACGGCAACCCGCCCTCGCCCGCCGCGCTGCCGCCGGGCTGCCCGTTCGCGCCCCGCTGCCCGATGAGGGTCAGCGCGTGCGACGAGGCGGAGCCCGAGCTGGAGCGGATCGGCCCCGGCACCCGGATGTCGGCCTGCATCCGCTCGCACGAGATCGAGCTCAAGGGCCTCGACGGTGCCACGATCTACCCGGTGCCCGAGGCGCCCGCCGAGACGGCCGAGCCCCGGCCGCGCGCCGAGCGCGACACCGTGCTCAGCGTCGAGAACATGATCCGGCACTACCCGCTCATGAAGGGCGCGGTGTTCAAGCGCCGGGTCGGCACCGTGCACGCGGTGGACGGCATCAGCTTCGACGTCGCCGAGGGCGAGACGCTCGCCCTGGTCGGCGAGTCGGGCTGCGGCAAGACCACCACCCTCCAGCAGATCATGCAGCTGGAGGCGCCGCAGAGCGGCACGGTCGTCGTGCTCGGCAAGGACAGCGCCACGCTGGCCAAGGCCGAGCGCAAGGCGCTCCGCCGGGACCTGCAGATCGTCTTCCAGGACCCGATGGCCGCGCTCGACCCGCGCATGCCGGTCGGCGACATCCTCGCCGAGCCGCTGCGCGCGCACGGTCACAAGGACGTCAAGGGCAGGATCGCCGAGCTGCTCAGCCTGGTGGGCCTGGACCCCAGCCACGCCCAGCGCTACCCGCAGCACTTCTCCGGCGGACAGCGCCAGCGCATCGGCATCGCCCGCGCGCTGGCCCTGGAGCCCCGGCTGATCGTGCTCGACGAGCCGGTGTCGGCACTCGACGTGTCCATCCAGGCGGGTGTGATCAACCTGCTGGAGGACCTGAAGGTCAGGCTCGGCCTGTCCTATCTGTTCGTCGCGCACGACCTGTCGGTGGTCCGGCACCTCGCGGACCGGATCGCCGTCATGTATCTCGGCAGGATCGCCGAGATCGGCACGGTCGACGAGGTGTACGGCAGGCCCGCCCACCCCTACACGCGGGCGCTGCTGTCGGCGATCCCGCTGCCCGACCCCGAGCTGGAGCGCTCACGCGAGCGGATCCTGCTCGAAGGCGACCTGCCCAGCCCGGCCGACCCCCCGTCGGGCTGCCGCTTCCGCACCCGCTGTCCCAAGCGCGCCCTGCTGGGCGCCGAGGATGCACGCAGGTGCGAGGAGGAAGAGCCCTCTGTTGTACGGCTCGCGTCCGCCGTCGATCACGGCGCCGCCTGCCACTACCCCGAAGAGGCCGAGGTCGTCGTGACCTCGCGTCACTGACGACCCCTGTTGGAGGAACACGTGAAGGTTGGCTACAAGGCCATCGGCGGAGCCGCGCTCCTGGCCATGGCCCTCACCGCCTGCGCCGGTGGCGGCGCCGACAAGCCCAAGGCCGCGTCGAGCGAGGCCGCCAAGGAGCAGGCCGCCACGATTCCCGGAAGCACGACCAACCCCGTCGCCTACGACCAGGTGGCCGACGGCGGCACGCTGAAGCTCGCGCTCGGCCTGTGGCAGACCCAGTGGAACTACAACCAGGTCAACGGCACCAACGCCAGCACCGACGACGTGATCGAGCCGATCATCCCGCTCGTCGCCATCGCCAACGACAAGGCCGAGGTCACCAACAACCCCGACTACGTCACCGAGTGGAAGATGGAGCTCACCGGGGACAAGCAGGTCGTCACCTACAAGATCCACGAAAAGGCCACGTGGTCGGACGGCACGCCGATGACCTACAAGGACTTCCAGGCCCAGTGGAAGGCCCTGAACGGCTCCAACAAGAAGTACCAGGTCTCCTCGACCGACGGCTACGACCGGGTCGAGTCGGTGGAGAAGGGCGCCACCGACAAGGACGTGGTGGTGACCTTCTCCAAGAACTACCCGGACTGGCCGGGCATGTTCTCGCCGCTCTACCCCGCCTCGACGAACGAGACGCCCGAGGCGTTCAACAAGGGCTGGATCGACAAGCTCCCGATCACCGCGGGCCCGTTCAAGGTCGAGTCCGTCGACCAGACCACCAAGACCGCCACCCTCGTCCGCGATGACAAGTGGTGGGGGCAGAAGGCCAAGCTCGACAAGGTCATCTTCCGGACCATCGAGGACACCGCCAAGCTGAACGCCTTCGCCAACGGCGAGATCGACGCGGTCGAGATCCCGGCGAGCGCCTCCGACCTCAAGCGGGCCAAGGGGGTGCCGGACGTCGACATCCGCAAGGCGGCCGCCCCGAACTGGCGCCACTTCACCGTCAACGGCTCCAGCGAGTTCCTCAAGGACAAGTCGGTCCGCCAGGCCGTCCAGCTCGGCATCAACCGTGAGGTGATCGCCCAGTCCGACCTCAAGGACATGGACTGGCCGATCCAGACCCTCAACAACCACCTGTACATGAACACCCACAAGGGTTACGTGGACAACTCCGGTGAGCTGGGCAAGTACAACCCGGAGAAGGCCAAGCAGCTCCTGGACGCCGCCGGCTGGAAGCAGGAGGGCGAGTACCGCAAGAAGGACGGCAAGGAGTTCGCGATCCGCTTCACCGTCCCCTCCTCCCTGCCCACCGCCAAGCAGGAGGGCGAGCTGACCCAGGCGATGCTGAAGGAGATCGGCATCAAGGTCACCGTCGAGCCGGTCCCGGTCGACAAGTTCTTCGACGACTTCATCATCCCCGGCAACTTCGACATCGTGCCGTTCTCCTGGCTGGGCACGCCGTTCCCGAACGGCGCCCTGCCGCAGATCTACAAGACGCCCGTCAGCGCCGAGAACTTCGGCAGCAACTTCCCGCGCACCGGCACCCCCGAGCTGGACAAGCTGATCGACCAGGCCGCGGGCGAGATGGACCCGGTCAAGGCGATCGAGCTGGGCAACCAGGCCGACAAGCTGATCTGGGACCTGGTCCACACGATCCCGATGTACCAGCGCCCCGACATCTACGCCACCAAGAAGAACCTGGCCAACTACGGCTCCTTCGGGTACTCCGACAAGAGCTGGGCCTCCATCGGCTTCACCAAGTAGCCGCCGGAACCCTCCGTGCCCTTCTCCGCCCCGGCGGGGGAGGGCACTGCCGTCTCACCCCGTCCGGTCCGGGACCCTCCCCGTGAGGTCCCGGGAGCGGGGCTCAGGAGAAGGCCACGCGCTGGTGGAGGGGGTAGACGTTCTCCTGGAGGTCCTGGGTCAGCGCGTCCGCGCACTCCGGGCAGGCGAACAGGGCCCCGTCGTCGGGCAGGCGCCCGATCCTGATCCGTGGGCGGGGCCATTTCTTGTGGCAGGCCACGCAGGCGTCGCCCTCACGCTGGGTGCGGGTCAGACCCTCAGGATCGAATGTCAGCATGTTCTGCGCCGTTCTGTTCGGCCCCCAGTTCATCGCGCCTCCCGTCTTGATCGCGCAGTGTCATATCGGAACCGTTATAACGCCGTCGCGACCCGTGATCGCTTTGGTGGGTGTCAAGCAGTGGTTAAATCACTTCCTACCTAGGGGTCGTACAGCAGCAAAAGGGGCACCCGGCCTCAAGCCGGGTGCCCCTTTTGGGGTGATCTAAACCGTCAGACCTCGCTGATGATCTTCTCCAGGATCGCCAGGCCCTCTTCCAGCAGGTGGTCGGGCATGACCAGCGGCGGCAGGAAGCGCAGGACGTTGCCGTAGGTGCCCGCGGTCAGCACGAGCAGGCCCTCGGCGTGGCACCTCTTGGCGATCTCGCCCGCCGCGGTGGGGTGCGGGTCCTTGGTGCCGGGGACGACCAGCTCGATGGCGATCATGGCGCCGCGGCCGCGCACGTCGCCGATCACCGGGTTCTTGTCGGCGATGGCGCGCAGCCGGGGAAGCATGACCTCGCCGATGCGGCGGGCCTTGCCGGTCAGGTCGTCGGCCTCGATGGTCTCCAGCACGCCCAGCGCCGCCTCGCAGGCGATCGGGTTGCCGCCGTAGGTGCCGCCCAGCCCGCCGACGTGAACCTTGTCGAGGAGCTCGGCGCGGCCGGTGACGGCCGCCAGCGGCAGGCCGCCCGCGATGCCCTTGGCGGTGACGATGATGTCCGGGACGATGCCCTCGTCCTCGCAGGCGAACAGGTCACCGGTGCGGGAGAAGCCGGTCTGGACCTCGTCGGCGATGAAGACGATGCCGTTCTCGCGGCAGAACTCCACGATCTTCGGCAGGAAGCCCCTGGCCGGCTCGATGAAGCCGCCCTCGCCGGCGATCGGCTCGATCACCACGGCGGCCACGTTCTCCGCGCCGATCTGCTTGGTGATCTGGTCGATGGCCTGGGCGGCCGCCTCCTCCGCGCAGTTCTCCGGGCCGGTGGGCCAGCGGAAGGGGTAGGCCAGCGGCACCCGGTAGACCTCGGGGGCGAACGGGCCGAACCTGTGCTTGTACGGCATGTTCTTGGCCGTCAGCGACATCGTCAGCAGGGTCCGGCCGTGGTAGCCGTGGTCGAACACGACGACCGCCTGGCGCCCCGTGGCGT comes from Streptosporangium roseum DSM 43021 and encodes:
- a CDS encoding ABC transporter permease — translated: MGSYLLKRLISNVLLVAIAASMAYFLAATSLNPRAKYEGRQPPVAEAVVDGLLDDYNLNDKTPVFERYVTWVSGVVQGDLGRTWEGKEVNGEMGRRIGVSLRLLLIGTIVGSGIGVAVGAYAAVRQYTISDRVIGVTSFVIMAIPVFVIATMLTIAAVGLNGALGFTLLEYTGEYTPGLSGWEQFTSRLNHLILPTISLCLGQIAFYSRIQRNMMLDVLGQDFVRTARAKGLSRRKALFKHALRTALIPAATYFAFAFGTLLTGAIFTEKIFGWHGMGAWLVDSIQQNDTNAVAAVSLFAAVCVLVAGLLSDLAVAALDPRVRVS
- the gabT gene encoding 4-aminobutyrate--2-oxoglutarate transaminase, with translation MSTVTQGGPSLPQERRVVTEIPGPKSREMFARKQAAVPQGIGTTLPVFVTHAGGGVVVDADGNSLIDFGSGIAVTSVGNAAPRVVERVQKQVADFTHTCFMVTPYESYVQVCEKLNELTPGDHEKRTFLLNSGAEAVENAVKVARHATGRQAVVVFDHGYHGRTLLTMSLTAKNMPYKHRFGPFAPEVYRVPLAYPFRWPTGPENCAEEAAAQAIDQITKQIGAENVAAVVIEPIAGEGGFIEPARGFLPKIVEFCRENGIVFIADEVQTGFSRTGDLFACEDEGIVPDIIVTAKGIAGGLPLAAVTGRAELLDKVHVGGLGGTYGGNPIACEAALGVLETIEADDLTGKARRIGEVMLPRLRAIADKNPVIGDVRGRGAMIAIELVVPGTKDPHPTAAGEIAKRCHAEGLLVLTAGTYGNVLRFLPPLVMPDHLLEEGLAILEKIISEV
- a CDS encoding saccharopine dehydrogenase family protein, with the translated sequence MRILLVGAGGVGSAVVPIAARRDFFEHIVVADSKQSRAADAVAKIGDPRFSAIGLDASDQAAVEAALAEHRCDVLFNAVDPRFTMSLFRAALNAGAHYLDMAMSLSRPHPRRPYELTGVKLGDEQFALGDAWRDRGTLALVGMGVEPGLADVFARYAAEHLFGSIEEIGIRDGSNLVVEGYDFAPTFSIWTTIEECLNPPVIWENGGWHTTEPFSEPEVFDFPEGIGPVECVNVEHEEVLLVPRWIDTKRVTFKYGLGEEFIDVLKTLHKLGLDNAGKIRVGGVETSPRDVVAASLPDPATLGDRMRGKTCAGTWVKGVGKDGEPREVYLYHVVDNEWSMREYGCQAVVWQTAVHPVVALELLATGGWSGTGVLGPEAFDAVPFLDLLNAYGSPWGMRDQAGQVLQPA
- a CDS encoding ABC transporter ATP-binding protein, coding for MPILEVNDLNVTFRGGIKAVRGVSYQLSRGEVLGIVGESGSGKSVTSLAVMGLLPAGAEVSGSVRLHGRELLDMPEDELVRLRGKTIGMIFQDPLSAFTPVYTIGDQIAEAVRIHQKIGKDKAARRAVELLDLVGIPHPDVRAKAFPHEFSGGMRQRAMIAMAIANDPDVLICDEPTTALDVTIQAQVLEVLKTAQRETGAGIVMITHDLGVVAGIADRVLVMYAGKPVELGTVDEIYYRPRQPYTMGLLASIPRMDRPTARLIPIDGNPPSPAALPPGCPFAPRCPMRVSACDEAEPELERIGPGTRMSACIRSHEIELKGLDGATIYPVPEAPAETAEPRPRAERDTVLSVENMIRHYPLMKGAVFKRRVGTVHAVDGISFDVAEGETLALVGESGCGKTTTLQQIMQLEAPQSGTVVVLGKDSATLAKAERKALRRDLQIVFQDPMAALDPRMPVGDILAEPLRAHGHKDVKGRIAELLSLVGLDPSHAQRYPQHFSGGQRQRIGIARALALEPRLIVLDEPVSALDVSIQAGVINLLEDLKVRLGLSYLFVAHDLSVVRHLADRIAVMYLGRIAEIGTVDEVYGRPAHPYTRALLSAIPLPDPELERSRERILLEGDLPSPADPPSGCRFRTRCPKRALLGAEDARRCEEEEPSVVRLASAVDHGAACHYPEEAEVVVTSRH
- a CDS encoding ABC transporter permease; this encodes MRSKVVLARLARNAQARYGLFALLLLLLLAYVGPFAGAHDWTDKDFLAFLEPPSAEHWWGTTQIGQDVYAVTLRGMQKSIIIGFLVALFSTGVAALVGAAAGYFGGWVDRALMWGADLLLVLPSFLIIAILSPNLKGGSWLWFVVLLAAFSWMITSRVVRSMTLSLREREYILAARYMGIPGWRIILRHVVPNLSSLLIIDATLNVSAAIIGEASLSFFGFGVQPPDVSLGTLIAAGSGQVTGYPWLFLFPAGLLVLLVLSVNLVGDGLRDALDPGSNQ
- a CDS encoding ABC transporter family substrate-binding protein, which translates into the protein MKVGYKAIGGAALLAMALTACAGGGADKPKAASSEAAKEQAATIPGSTTNPVAYDQVADGGTLKLALGLWQTQWNYNQVNGTNASTDDVIEPIIPLVAIANDKAEVTNNPDYVTEWKMELTGDKQVVTYKIHEKATWSDGTPMTYKDFQAQWKALNGSNKKYQVSSTDGYDRVESVEKGATDKDVVVTFSKNYPDWPGMFSPLYPASTNETPEAFNKGWIDKLPITAGPFKVESVDQTTKTATLVRDDKWWGQKAKLDKVIFRTIEDTAKLNAFANGEIDAVEIPASASDLKRAKGVPDVDIRKAAAPNWRHFTVNGSSEFLKDKSVRQAVQLGINREVIAQSDLKDMDWPIQTLNNHLYMNTHKGYVDNSGELGKYNPEKAKQLLDAAGWKQEGEYRKKDGKEFAIRFTVPSSLPTAKQEGELTQAMLKEIGIKVTVEPVPVDKFFDDFIIPGNFDIVPFSWLGTPFPNGALPQIYKTPVSAENFGSNFPRTGTPELDKLIDQAAGEMDPVKAIELGNQADKLIWDLVHTIPMYQRPDIYATKKNLANYGSFGYSDKSWASIGFTK